The genome window CTGCCGTGCTCGCGCATGGCGTAGGGCGCGACGAAGAGCTGCAAGACCATCAGCGTCAGAGCACCGTGTGCTTGCAACGGAGTCAGCGGCCGGAGTTGGTCAATCGGCTCGTTCATCCGAGGACTCGGCGTCGCGCGGCGATGGCGACCAGCCGCCGCCGAGCGAGCGCTGCAGAACGATGTAGGTCGTGGTCACGTCCGACTGGCTCTGGATCAACCCGTCTTCGGCGGCGAAGAGCTGGCGTTCGCTGTCGAGCACGTTCTGGAAGTCGGTTCGCCCTTCGAGGTAGAGCTCCTTCGACAGCTCCGCAGACTCGGCAGCGGCGGTCGACGCACGGGCGAGGGCTTCTGTCAGCTCGACCTGTCGGGCGTGGCGATAAAGCGAGCTCTCGACCTCTT of Planctomycetota bacterium contains these proteins:
- a CDS encoding TolC family protein; its protein translation is DVRSAERVLAAETARIGVETADLLPRFVLSGSFQYSAADGRTLFESNSYGFGFGPSFNWNLFNAGGERADIRAQEAAAEIAFIGYRASVLDAIQEVESSLYRHARQVELTEALARASTAAAESAELSKELYLEGRTDFQNVLDSERQLFAAEDGLIQSQSDVTTTYIVLQRSLGGGWSPSPRDAESSDERAD